One segment of Balaenoptera ricei isolate mBalRic1 chromosome 8, mBalRic1.hap2, whole genome shotgun sequence DNA contains the following:
- the LOC132369868 gene encoding calcitonin has protein sequence MGFGKSSPFLAFSILVLCQAGSLQATPLRSALETLPDPGALSEKEGRLLLAALVKAYVQSKTRELEQEQEQETEGSSLDGSRAKRCSNLSTCVLSAYWKDLNNFHRFSGMGFGPETPGKKSDIASSLERDRSSHFGVPQDAK, from the exons ATGGGCTTCGGGAAGTCCTCCCCCTTCCTGGCTTTCAGCATCTTGGTCCTGTGCCAGGCAGGCAGTCTCCAGGCGACACCACTCAG GTCTGCTTTGGAGACCCTCCCAGATCCCGGGGCACTCAGCGAGAAGGAAGGGCGCCTCCTGCTGGCTGCACTGGTGAAGGCCTATGTGCAGAGCAAGACCCGTGAGCTGGAGCAGGAGCAGGAGCAGGAGACAGAGGGCTCTAG CCTGGATGGCTCCAGAGCTAAGCGGTGCAGTAATCTGAGTACCTGTGTGCTGAGCGCGTACTGGAAGGACCTGAACAACTTTCATAGATTCTCTGGCATGGGCTTCGGGCCTGAAACACCTGGCAAGAAAAGTGACATAGCCAGCAGCTTGGAGAGGGACCGCTCCTCCCATTTTGGGGTGCCCCAAGATGCCAAGTga